The genomic window GAAAACCTAGTAGGTATGCTATTTTGCATAAATGAGGTCTTTTCATAGATCGATACGTCATATTTATAGTAATTTTACGTCTATTTTTGCACAGCTAAATATaaatatcctccgagcctttttcccaaactatgttggggtcggcttccagtctaaccggattcagctgagtaccagtgctttacaagaagcgactgcctatctgacctcctcaacccagttacccgggcaacccgataccccttggttagactggtgtcagacttactggcttctgactacccgtaacgactgccaaggatgttcaatgccagccgggacctacagtttaacgtgccatccgaaacacagtcattggtgtctaagatatacttagaaagtacatacaaacttagaaaagttgcattggtacttgcctgacctggaatcgaacccgcgccctcctactcgagaggttggttctttgcccactaggccaccacgacttttccacGACATAAATAGCAATACAATAATTTCACGGTCATATTTCAAATTCAAGATTTATTTAACAATCAAATGACTTCATCACTTAACgtctagaaaataaaaacgtttCAATTCGGAACCATACAATATTTCAGCAAGTGAAACATTACTGAAAGGAAATGAATAGCGCCCGATATAAATCAATGTTGCCACAAAAAGGTTTATATTCCTGCTGAAGTTCGGCAAAAACTGTGCCAATGAACTTATAAAGGACCGGCAATATATCTGAAAGAAAGTAGCTTTTATTCAAGGGATCAGGACAATggaaaactttttaataatataactttttatGGAGAAAAAAAGCGAGGAAGGACCGCTGTGCGTGGTCTGGAGTTAAAGTCGACGACGACAGTTCTGATTTTCTAAGTAAGGCGTATTACGCATTCTTTGCTTGTAAAAAGTGAAGACTAAGTTGACGATTTATTATGGAGATTCTTTTCCAGAATTCCCCTGCAGTGGAAGAAATATATGTTTCCTTTAAGACTTATACAAAGGAACTTAGACTGCTTTTGCAAACTGCAGTTGTTGAAAATCGTATCATACACTCAACTGGCACATCCATGCTCTTTGTATTCCTCtttcaatgtatgtatgtaatttgtTTCGTATGTTGAACAAGGATAGGACATGTTCACCATGCTCAAACACATTTCCATTAGGGTCTAAGTACCTACTGCCTACATTTATCGATTCGGGATTAGGCGGTCGGCTACCTGGTGTACTGGTAAAAGAACAGTAGCTTGCTAAGTGTTTCAGTCTTTTGGTTAGGCCGCATAGAGTCGTTAGTGAATTCGTGAAGAATTACACATAGAATATGAATCGACAGAAGGATTGATCGCTGATTTGGTAATAATTACCAAAACAAAATgttactttgtaataaaaaagacGATGtgaattttttttctattaaagtgTACAGATCGTGTACAGATCCCGACGGCTTCCGACATATTATGTCATGTTGTTAAGCACATTTCCCGgaatttttctgaaaataaaattctgaCACAAACATATTCTGTATTCGTATCCTTATAACGACGGGacattttataaacaaattatttgaGCTGCAAAGAATATGTAATAAGGAAACTTTTTTCATTTACAAGAAGAAAATAAGTTCAGCATTTCACGTTTCCAAACAAGATTTTCAGGGACAAATTGTTATGTTCGTATCGAAGACAATGTctgtaaataacaatgaatagaATTCTAAGAACTGTTAGGTACAGACGTTCTGTCTGTTGTCACACATTGAAGCTTTTATTTCTGAGTAATCAACTGTTAGAACCATTGTCTCAATTTCTTCAATCATCTCCTTTATTCTTATATCATTATCCTGTTTACAAACGTCTACATATTTCTACTACTTATATAATGCTTACACGAACACACAAACGAGGCCTAGATGAGAGTGCATTGACCCTAACCCATGCGAATCAATACTGCAATTCATACGAGACTCGCTCATAATAAAATCATACTGCAACCCTAGCGTACATCTAACAAGTAACAACTACCAACTTTCTCCAATTTCTCTCAAAGGCCTACAGCCAATTGGAGTGCGGAAGCCATTACCCAGCGAGCCTGGCCCAGTTCCCGCCACGTCATAGGAAAACCCCTTGGTACTGAAGTAATTGCAGCACTGCAATCTATGTAGTCCGGCCATTAGGTCGACGACATTGCAAGCCTGTCGTGTTAATGAGTCTCCAAGATTCCGAATATAGAGGTAGGCTGGTAGCGTGTCTTGAACACGTTTGAATGTTTCCTTGATTAGTGCATAATTTGTTTGATTATAGCGTTGAATCGCTTTTAGCGGTGTAATTTATGTGATTATAGACGTCGCACGTGCAATTGAAGctagaataaaaattatgatttcGTAATGATTATATATTTTAGACGTTTTTATATCTTGACAAAAATTTGTAAAGACAGTTACACACAATTATAGTCACGTGAGAAAGAaaactattcaataaaaatccACTATAAACATTCCACAAGAGATCATAAATTCCGCCAAATAAAATCGACATAAAACCTCTTTGGACTGAACTAGGTAACAAGTTTCGAATTCAGAACGAACGCTTTGCCGTCAATGTGTCGTCTATCAACTGTCAGATGCATGACTGGAGTCCGGCCGATCGGTCAGCGAAATATTTTGTGACTGAAATATAAGTATCGAGCTACGGAAATATGTTTCGTTTCTCTGGACACGTTTTCAGAGATACTCTGAGGTAACTATGTGAAAATTCAAGTAATATATTTGTAAGAGTAATGTAAATAAGATGAACTTTATTCGATCTCAGAGGCGCAAGGACTAGCATGGACTTATTTAGACCACTATAAAATATAAGTCCTTCAACTGCTCATCATTCAAATAACATACACGTGTATTGCCGAACCACATATTTTAATATCAGGACGAAATAAAGCAATTTTAAATGAACGCATAATGAGCGAACATTATTGAATTAAATTCAGTTATCCGATGCGGTTGATATAACGAACCGCGGCGTCAAACCGATGCAATTTAATGGTGCATGTACGTGAGTTTATGAATGCAATCGTTGTATATATCTAGTTGTGTTTTGTAGCTAACGAGGGCAGATCGAGCGCTGACTGCAAAGGATGCACGATCAGTGACACTACATAATACGGTATtgcgaatgaaataaaatgtgaaattacaTTAAGAATATCATTGGACTACTGATTATTCAGCTCAATTAATGAAAGCAGGTGATAAAAATTTCGTATGCTCACTATCCCatacaatatcaataaataaatgcctCAAAATCAAGAAATAATTGTCTTCTAATATTcaaactacaaataaaattgtcttCTAGCATTCACCTTTATACTTTTTATAACAGTTTTTCTAAAAAACCAACATTCTAAAATACCTGGCCTAATCCTAGTATACACGAATTCTGACCCCAGGCTATTGCCCGACTTAATCCAAAAAGGAAACAGAATCTAAGACCGGTGTATTTTGCGCAAACTGTGTACTTTCAGCAACTTTCAGCAACTCTCAGCTGTCTCTAGAGAGATGTATAGTTAAATCGTACAGACAAACACTTCCCAAAGGATTGactacaaataaatgtaaaaggTTTTGCTTGGCTTCAGTAAGTGTGTTTGTTAAATGATTAAGAACGTTGTTAGATGGTAGGTAACGGTATTTTAGGTACTACGTAAATGCAGCTAATTTCTTCCCCTTTATCCTGACGCACGAGTGACTCCCGaaaccggataaaaaatagACTACCTCGATAAACCATCTATCATAcgtaatactgaaatatttttgtctaaTAAACACTAATAAGATCTTTagctttattatatgtattatagttcggccattcagagaatgcgttcctgacacgtcgcgattgaactgacgacgtaactttgcaatggcgttgcagttacgataaaaatatttttgctggttgtttaccgttttaacaattgaggagcattaaaacaacattattatatcaataatcaatgaatgttattacgtcgtcagttcaatcgcgacgtgtcaggaacgcattctctgaatggccgaactatagtatacatttgtttatttactgtaGTAGCTACGACTCGTGTCGACTTTTCAGCTAATATAACATGCTTAACTAATCACACAATATTATCTACAAGTTTAAGTACTTAATTTGATAAACAAAACAGTACATCACTTAGCAGTATTACAAGCAATTTCAATATTACTAATCAATAAAGTCAACTTACACACTAAATATAGCTTTTCAACATAACTCCACAGCCTACATAAttacactatagttcggccattcagagaatgcgttcctgacacgtcgcgattgaactgacgacgtaactttgcaatggcgttgcagttacgataaaaatatttttgctggttgtttaccgttttaacaattgaggagcattaaaacaacattattatatcaataatcaatgaatgtagttacgtcgtcagttcaatcgcgacgtgtcaggaacgcattctctgaatggccgaactataatattataacttgGCTACAGTTTGTGCGtgtgtttatttgttaattCTTCACGAGCAAACTTAGCTGTTTTAAGAAACTTAGCAGTAATTATTATAGCTTGGGTATTCAAATTTAAACGTATATTTGCATGAaatgcattattattaaataggtGACCTTCTAAAGCCTAGATCTCACTGTATTCAGAATTACCTATGGGCTATTTCATATCCGAGTGTGGGACACATTCTCTTAGGTAAAACCACGAGAACCAACTAGTCCCAAAATAATTGAACAACACAGTACCAATTTTCACCAATTGAATTAGTTAGTAATGACGCGGCGCTGACGTCAGGAGTTGGCACGTCACCGTGTAGTCTGAAGAGTGAAGAGGCAATCAGTAGTAATTACTCGTGAGGTTACAAGTAGGTAATTACTCGAGGGGTTACAATTGAGGTAACGATGTGAGCTTTCGTGATTGTAGCGTCTAATTAGATATTGATATGAGTGAGGAGTGTGAATGTGGAGTTTACTTGATTTTGAATTGGTTCTGTAAATTTTGgcgattttatatatttttaattataaatattagttatagCAAATGTAGTTATTTGTCAATCTAGCCCTCATACTTTTAAATACTGATTAATTAACATAGGCCTGTGAACtttcataaataatacaaaaaaataacataataatctaCGAACAGTTTTGAATGACCTttggaatttaaaaactttataaacTCTAGACTAATAtaggcaaaatattttttatcaaaccaGTTTCCGACTACAGTCTTACAAAACTGCATTTTTCTACTTTATTGTTTATAAAGTAAGCTTTTATATCACAGCTTAAAGCCTAATTGGGTTTATGATCATATTCGAAGAAGTAGTGCATGTCTGGTTCAGGTTACGGTACCGTGTGTaccagggtttaaagtttttagggtCTGATGTGTCACGGCTTTATAAAGTGTCGATAGCACCTACAGAAATTCCAAATTTAGAACTAGCTGTTTGTGTTGGCGGCACCAAGTTATCCTTAAGTTCAAAACTTTGTTAATTTAAGCTTCCCGAACAAACCCGTTTAGGAACCTCGCatgatattaatattgttttaattttcccaGAGGCGAACAGAAGACTATCAAGAGTTTGGCTGTTCCTGCTAAGGATCATGTTTGGAGACTAGATGTAGCTCGTAACATTCGCTTCAACGCCGTTTTGGGAGACTCCAAGTCTATGTCATGTGGCGAAAAGGAGGCAGCACCTCCTCCCAAGAAACCAGCTAAGAGCAAAGCTAGGAAGGTCCCCCACGTGTTTCCCCATCTTGGCAAAGCGTTCAAGAATGAGGAAGTCCGAAGATATTCCCCCTTCCACTTCCCCGGACAGGTAAACGATTTAGAAATTTTCGGTGTCGctctaattaaacaaataatgtattgatttaatttttgttggttaataataaattactttaattatcCTGGATCTAATGTGATTTTGGAAACCAAACCTCTGTAAACTTTTCTATATTCAAACAATTGGAAGTGGTAGAACATTTTTATCCCATCCCGcttttattcaaaaatctggGCTAGAGTAAATCTACGAGGCGTCTCTCAACAATTCGcgttcaattttatatttcccCGAACTGGAGCAATGTGTGTTTTACCAAGATAAACTTTATGTTCAAaattgataatattaaaatagaagatggaaaacttttgtaaatatgaTGTCCCTAAGTTTCGTTTCAGTACACATCTATTTTAGAAATGCAACAACAACAATGCAACATTTCAGGGTCTCACGATCCGAAATCTAAGTTGGTTTATCTAGAGGTAGAAGCAATAATAAATTTCAGACACTTTATTAAAGAAGGGAGTCTTAAGCAGGCACTAGCTTTAGAGCTAGGTTTAGACTCACATCGTGAACATGATGATTTAATCCATTATATACTATAATagcacgttttataataaggataAGTACTAAGAGTTCTTAGTATCATGTAGGTATTCAAAGTGGACGAGTACCTGATAATTCATGAACGCTATGGTTTGACAGGAGTGATATATGAGCCCGGTCTAAGCGACTGGCGATTGGTTACACAACGTTATATGAGAGGAAAATCGATTAGCAATGACCGTGACAGGCTACCAATATTTTTGCTATGTTATGATAGATTTTTCTTCCTTTGGCGATTTGTTATTTTCTAGGGAATATTAAGTACATTATACATAGATTAACTAGTGAACTGAATTTTTTGTTCGGATGCGGGAAGTGGTTCTCCCAGGTAGAAGATGAAACCTCGGAGAACAGCCAGAAACCAAATAAAGGAACGTGAAAGTATGCTCATGTGTAGCCTCGTGtgattattaaagaaaataatatagagCAAATAGGGGTGATAAGACCATGGATGTAATTTATCTGTGAACTTCACTACATCAAATGATATTAACCTTTTAATTTATCACCTAAATACATTAGGAAACTTTAGTACCGTTCAGTTTGAAACAAAGGAATTTCCTCAAAGCCGGGACGAAGCCAGGAGTCGTAAATAGTCATAATTATATACTGAACTAACTTTAAACATtggatattatttattgtatttatattaaacaaGCTCTTTGTTCAACGCCCTGGGCCTGTGTTTATAGTAACGTTGGCTTTATCCAGATTGACGtcagaatattgttttaatagaaatataattataattgtaatttatacAATAACTTAACATATGACATTGTAATTCTGATAGTATGACAACATACGAATCCTTggacctggataaaatatagactatgaGACTCTGAAATAGTATAGTTTTTTATTGGTACAAGACCCCTTACAAAATCACACACTCAGAAAAGCAGACCCTTTActctttattattaattatatattaaaatactattaataaaGTATACATGAATCAATGTACGTTTGAGTTGCACTGTATTTTAATCTACAAATCGCTGTGACAACAAGTCTATTTACTTTTGCCTCAAAGATCTtcataaaacaacaacaaaacaaaagcagTACGGATTATATCCGGCACGAAACGGTCCTAATCCCGGATTAACGACATTGGACTAAAGGAGAAATTAAACGAGTAGCCGGATCCGGTCCGTAGAACGTTTCTGGATCGCACGCATCCTATAGTTGTTTAGAACAGGGAACAGGTATTGGACGCTGTAGGGCTGTCACACTTGACATAGGAATCTGCCATATCGAACATATCGCCTAAGCAAGGAACATGCTACAACGAAGATGAGAGAGAGCCTGGGTTTCAAAGAACTCCGATCAATAAGAGTTCTTTCTTAtctgttttaaatatataatttatatcttaAAAAAACTCTCTATTgccaaaaattaaattaagatttAGTTTTTGACTTTACGTCAATTTGCATATTCGTCCTCAATAACTCGCATGATTACACTAGATACTACACAATACTTCAATACTTCAACCTTATAGTCATAAACAGGTTCACTCCAAAGGGGTAAAGTGGCGTCCGAGAAAAATCTGTcggaaaaatacaaatatttctttttgcaCGTCAACCCTACCCGTATTCCAATTATAGTTCAGGATTGTCCGTTATCCGGACATCCGGCAATGCGAAGTCGTGTCTCTAATCGGGTCCTCAGATTGCAATAGAAGAGTATTTCAACCGAAATAACTACATAGTGCTCAACACAAACGAGATGTTCCACGGATGTGCGAATATTTGTGCTTTCAAACGTACTAAGATGGTTGTACAATTTTATAAGTTTCAGACTAACAATTTGATATTTGATTCAATTCAGTGGCTAACGAAGCTGACTGTCTTTGAAGttctaaacaatattattaatgaatAGAAACCGAACTTATTCCTGCCTTAAATGTCAAGGTATACATTAGTTGACGAGCAGCCTAAAAATAATTGTCAATTTTGATTAACAAGAACTCATAAAATTTGGAAAGCAGAAATACAGGATCCTATCTTACTAATAATTAGAACAAACTTTGGCTTTCCTTTTCAAcatcaattaataataattttaattggaaAATTGACGtaattaaggcgacgaattggtcaacaataattccataaccggcacgcgcatctaaggcgcaaaaaggggtcggagcgtctgagcggggcgaggataacaatacgcgggctagcttataactaaaagtcgtaagcgacaaaatggtcttgtaattttattatttagaaatgataacttgataaaaattccttctacaattttaaagggtatgtatatactcaactactaaaaaagttaagaggcttaaatcggtcccgtttgcccataatatgtgaatctctttttaaaaagaggtatgtttgatatatttttctctgttataaaagttacctaatcatgttttgacgtctaacaaaataaggtttatatcatgaactttcaggtaaccaagttgtattttgatccgttttgtatttactgagaaaaattgagatccttggcgccaaaaattccaattcgtcctcttaacggTACAGTTTCCAGTTTTTGACAGAACTAATTTGAGCTTCAATTTAGTTGAGTACAAAGGGGATGGTAATTTAGATTTGACGAGTACCAACAATGCATGCAAACCTATTTAGAAAAGCAATTAGTAGGGGGTTGTTCTAGGAAATGTATTTCCTACCTGTTATTGTATATCGGAACTTTCCCTAAGCGATGTTATATCATCAACTAGGTTCATATCGCGGATGGTATGTATGTGTTCGAGTTCCTTCGAAATCCCTATCACAAATTACTAAGGAATGTTTGACACTTTATGGTTTCCTTGTAACAATTTGAATTTTGGGCAAACGTTGACTCCAATTCCCTTCAAAATTGAAATCAAAAACATTGGCCCAACGCCCAGTATGATTCTTCTAGACCACACATTAAAATTCCCGATGATACATATGGACGGAAAACCCGGAATATTTATTCAATGAGTAGTGGGTTCAATTTCGGTCAAATCCTATGAGTACTGGAATCTTGTCGGGGTAGAATGCTAATGTCAAACTAACTAGGTTGGAATATATGTGGTGTTGTTATGTTATTTATCTATTAATCTCAATCATTATCAAGTACTAAATGGCTGAAGAGCTATTCTGTCAACGACTTCTCATTTCCGGTCTCTTTCTCATTGCAGTCAACAATGGAATGGGTGATGGCTCGATCAGATGACATTCTCAACTGGTGCAGAAGCAACTCCATGTGGCCGATAACCTTCGGACTAGCCTGCTGCGCTCTTGAGATGATGCATTATGCTGGGCCTAGgtaattttcatcatcattatcatcacacCTTCGGACTAGCCTGCTGCGCTCTTGGGATGATGCATTATGCTGGGCCTAGgtaattttcatcatcattatcatcaccaTCTCTGCTGCGGTCATATCAATATATGAGTGAACATGGGCAGTATACTCCAAGCCACGGCGCGCCGCTGAGCTTCGAATAGGTTGTTGTGTTATTACACGATGCAGACAATGTGCATAACACCAATATAGCTAACTAATGAAAGCCTTAAAGGCAGTTCAAAAAATACCAGCGCGTACCTAGCTATAAAGCAATTATCAACacattccaaaaataaaacttgcaaACAAAAATCTGATGAAgcatttcaataataaaaaccgCCGTGGGTCAACCGACGCTGTAATTAAAGCCAACGGCTCGGAATAAACAATATCGGATCGTAACCGCGTAACCGATATAAGATTGGCATTCAGGGACCCGATGCATGAGGCGTTATCGACACGCTCCATTCCACATAGTTATGTGGACTCACTGCATAATTGACATACAACCTTAAACAAGTCGACTGATGGAATTTATACAACGTCATGACGAATTTGAATCTATTTCTCATAGCTACATAATTTCAATGCCTTAAAAAAAGATTTGAACACGAAAAGAATACGAAACGAAATAAAAAGGGAAACGCGACAATTTATCCACTCTCCCTTTCATTATAAATTAAAGGAAAACCTTAATAATTCAACTGCTTTGTTAACTTTTCCGCGCCATTAAACTGTAGGGAGTTACAAAAGTTCCCATCACGAGTTCGTACCAACAATGCCATTGTTCTCCATGTCAAGATTCTCGATATCCACGAGTTGACCCCTAAAGGTTGTAACATGACATTTTCCATCAAATGTCATTGCAAAGCAACATCTGTGAGTTTTGTTAACGATACATCCATTCTTCAAGACCATTGGAAGTAAAAGTAGTATTGCGATGTCATGACTGTGATAAATCCTTTACAAGACGTATTTATTTTGGAAGACCCCATGTTTTTACCAATTTACAACAGTATGTTTTGTTCTTTCGTTGACACAATATTATTGCTTCTTCTAGATACGACATGGATCGTTTCGGCATGGTGTTCCGCGGCACCCCTCGGCAGACTGACGTCATCATCGTGGCAGGAACAGTCACCAACAAGATGGCGCCCATTCTCCGCAAGACGTACGATTTGATGCCGGACCCTAAGTGGGTGGTGTCTATGGGCAGCTGCGCCAACGGCGGCGGCTATTATCATTATACTTATTCCACGTGTCGAGGGGCTGATAGGATTATACCGGTAAATTGACCATATTATTACAAGATTATAGAATACAAAAGTTCTTTGTAGTATGAGAGAGGTGAGAAGTATAAAATCATGTCTCGCCGAGTGCTTCGATCTCTAACAAACACTAAATATCTTTTGTCTGTATCTGATCTAACTTTAGACTTTATAATGTATAATACCTTCAAAATTGGTTTTTCGCAATTTTGTAGGACATGGccttgattaaaaaaaatgtttgttacaGGTGGATATTTACGTGCCCGGTTGCCCACCGACGGCGGAAGCCCTTCTGTATTCCATGCTT from Helicoverpa zea isolate HzStark_Cry1AcR chromosome 20, ilHelZeax1.1, whole genome shotgun sequence includes these protein-coding regions:
- the LOC124640383 gene encoding NADH-quinone oxidoreductase subunit B 2-like, encoding MFRFSGHVFRDTLRGEQKTIKSLAVPAKDHVWRLDVARNIRFNAVLGDSKSMSCGEKEAAPPPKKPAKSKARKVPHVFPHLGKAFKNEEVRRYSPFHFPGQSTMEWVMARSDDILNWCRSNSMWPITFGLACCALEMMHYAGPRYDMDRFGMVFRGTPRQTDVIIVAGTVTNKMAPILRKTYDLMPDPKWVVSMGSCANGGGYYHYTYSTCRGADRIIPVDIYVPGCPPTAEALLYSMLLLQKKVKRMRVCQVWYRN